The segment AtgtgggtggctgctgctcgcTCGAGTGATGTGCAAATCTGTCGCTCTGCCTCGTGGCAAGGTGCTGTCAAAAGTGTAGAGTTGCCCCAACAACAGACACGAGAATGGACAGCCATTCGAAAGGAGAGAAAGGGTTGATCTCGTTTGTGCCTCGCCTCCCAACCCCCAAGCCCCCACCCCCATATCGCCATTTACAGTGAAGCCTCCACGCTCTCCGGCCAATTAAGACATTATCCGATGTGACAGTCGTAACTTGCGTCATTTAAGGCGTCGCAATGGCGTCCCCTTGGAGACAGTAACTGTATCTGGATGGACCAGGAACCTatttctgtgtttttttttcccgGCCGCCGCCAGATAGCCTGGCAGACACTTGCCCCTCACCCCCTCCTGTCTTGACCATATTAGCAAGGCAAATTTCCCAAAAGACGCTGGAGGGGATGGCCAGGGGGACGGGCGTGGGGATGCAATACAATCTGGAAACTCGAATAACGGAAATAAAAATTATGAGCCAGGAATATTTTATCGCTGGGGGGAAATTTTCATAAGAAAAACGTTACTTTGCCGGGTGGAGAGGGCGAGGGAGTGGCCACAAGATTGAACCTTGAGTCCGTGGAGGGCAGACATTTTTTGTGTACCCTAACAGAAAGGGTATTACGATATTGGGACCTCTAAGAAATGGTTTACGAATATCTTTTAGCCAAAAATTTCACACTTTCTGCACTTCCTGCTCGATGATCATTCGAAAGACGAGAGATGAATTTAAATCCTGGTTTTAATCAGTTTTGGGCCTTGAAAGCATTTGCCATTGAAAGTAGATCCAGTAAAAGGTTGAAGAATCAAAGGCCTCCGTCTTACAGTCACTGGCCTTGCGAAGAAAAAGGTCTGAGTCACTGGCGTCGCGAAGAAAAAGGTCTGAGAGTCACAGGCCTCGCGTTGAAGGGCTGCCCGAACTGTCGCTGTCCCGGCTACAGATGTAATTGAACATTCTCAGATCCGCCTTGAGGATGTACTTGCGGTTGCAGGCTTTTGCCACCGCCAGGGCCCCATGGACCGCATCCATGGCATCACCTGCAACACAACACGAGAGTCCTTCAAGAGAGTTTGCCTCTCCGCGCAATGGTTCACTTACCAAAGCACATGTTCAGCAATTCTTTGGCCAGTTCCGGGCTCACAGTGATGTTCCTGTCCACCGCATCGTACAGCAACAGATCCAAGGCCAGCTGGGACCAATCAATATGGGAGTCATCCTTGGGTTTAATCATTTTCTTGGGCTTTTTTACTTAATAATTTTCTATGCAGAAAAGATGGAAAAAGAATATGGCCACTTGGAAGCTTGTGAGCTGGCTATCGATAGTTCTAGAACATCTTTCGATTGAGAAAAAAAATACTTGAAATCGGAGATTCTATTTGGTTTAAGGTTGCTTTTGGAAGTCCGAGTGAGTTTTGGAATAAAATGAAGGGCTTTTTTTTAGTGGATGAGGCAATATCATGGGTTTTTCAATATAAATGATCTTCAATCAAAAGAAACATTGAATTTTGGTTTGTGTCTAATTTTTAACGATTAAATTGTAAGAGTCTATCGATAGTGCGTGGTATTAATGACGTTCCATCGCCAAAACAGCTGATTTAAGGCGCCGCAACTATGAGAAATATTTCAATTGGTTGCAAAGGGGAATGGCCATTAATGGCCATGCAGTTTAtttgttgtgtttttgtttgggGGCATTGTAATTGATAAGTTAATTTACATTTTTATTGAATGGCCAACGTTGTGCTCTTTGTTGTCACCGAAGGTCAGGACACCCACCAGGAGGTGCTTTGCATATTTACATTCGAGTGGCAGAGAATTGGAAATGTGCGTAAAATAGATGGGCTTTTCACTGGCCAAGTTAATGAAACGATTTCTTGTGGCTTATGTCGGCCATGTCTAAAGCTCAATTGTGTGTAAAGTCGGAGGCGAAGACGGCAAACAATTGATTCATTTGCTCCCATGAGGAAAGAGGCTTACGATTGGAGGATTGAGGTTAGCCAATGATTCGGAAACGAATATGTGCTGGAAAAAGTCAATTGTGGGGAAAAACTAAAGCCTCGAATGAAGCCAAAAGAAAATCCAGGGAAAATTGTGCAAAGAGCCCAACTGTAGCCAGGGAAAaccaaatggaaatggaaggTTTTCATGGACATAAACATCAAACAAAATTGAATTCTACTTTAGTCAGAGACTGGATATATCTTGATCTATATTTTTATATGCCGATACTTGCAGCAAAGGAATGCGAGGGCGAAGAAGGGGGTTTGGCAGAAGCCGAACGCGACGGCCAAGAATGCAACCCTGGACCGATCGTGGTGGAATATTATCTTCGGAGAGGCGGCCGATTGGCTCTGTAATATTGAGAGatttttaaaaaaattttaattattattttaatcAAGTATTATCTTTCTTTAAAATCCGGATTGGTACAACAGGTCGCCAAACCCCGGGTTTTATAGAAACGAAGGACGGCTACTGGAAATCAATGGAAACATGAAAGTTTTTCGATCGAATCTGGGAACACAACTGTACCAGGAACACTCCCGTAGACACAGGCAAGTGTCAAACGTCAGGCATGTAATTATCAATCGAACAAATTGCGAATCAATATCGCTTGTAATTCCTAATAGTTTCTTCTATAACCGAATAGCAAAAAAATGATTGTGAAGCCCTCGGCGGATTCCTCCCTGGACTCCGCACAGCCCGGCTGTTGTTGGTGCCAAAATCGGAAATATTGCTGCTTTGTGATAATATTTTTACTCTGTTTCATAGCATTAATATGCGTGGCCGTGTATTTCGGACAGAAGCACTAGCCACAGGACACTCATTAAACATTTAAAGGGTATGGGGTACCCCCTCGCCCCCCACCACCAAAAGATTGTAGATACATCTTTCAGAATGCAATGGTTTTCActtggtttttggtttgtttttcttttggaGGGTCCGATGGCTATGCAAAGAATcggatcgaatcgaatcgaatcggaATGCATTCGGCGTAAGGCATGGCTTGGTACGGAATGGGATGGTATGGAATGGTATGTATTCCGTGTGCCATCGGGCCAGTCGTGCATGAAAAGTTAACGAGAATTGATGTTCCATGTTTCGGCAGGGCAAAACAAAGCATAAATTTcttcctctctttctctctctctctccctccatCAGGCGAGATGCTCCACAGCCTCCCCTGGCCCGCCCTTTTGTACGCATTTGGCAGTTTTTACATGCATTTCGAATGCAACTCTGCCCCGCGATATATGGACGTATCGGTGGGGGCCAAGTATATTGTGTTGCACTGGCCCTTGGCTGaacatccccccccccccttccaccACCCTACCCCACTTTTGTTGCTCCTTTCGCAGACGACGACGCGACGTTGCATAAATTTTCAgtcaacaaattcaatttgcgTAACGCATGCGGATACCCCATGAGTGGGTGGCAGGAGGGGCTACCCCCCGAGTGTAATGGGAGGGGGGGGACATGGTT is part of the Drosophila miranda strain MSH22 chromosome Y unlocalized genomic scaffold, D.miranda_PacBio2.1 Contig_Y1_pilon, whole genome shotgun sequence genome and harbors:
- the LOC117191807 gene encoding uncharacterized protein LOC117191807 isoform X1; amino-acid sequence: MIKPKDDSHIDWSQLALDLLLYDAVDRNITVSPELAKELLNMCFGLSCCVAGDAMDAVHGALAVAKACNRKYILKADLRMFNYICSRDSDSSGSPSTRGL
- the LOC117191807 gene encoding uncharacterized protein LOC117191807 isoform X2 produces the protein MIKPKDDSHIDWSQLALDLLLYDAVDRNITVSPELAKELLNMCFGDAMDAVHGALAVAKACNRKYILKADLRMFNYICSRDSDSSGSPSTRGL